Proteins from a genomic interval of Sphingobacterium lactis:
- the rsmI gene encoding 16S rRNA (cytidine(1402)-2'-O)-methyltransferase, translating to MLYIVPTPIGNLEDMTFRAINVLKAVDIILAEDTRTSAPMLKHFGIDKKVFAHHQHNEHKAVQEIIRLLKEGNDIALISDAGTPAISDPGFLLVREAIKEGLDVQCLPGATAFVPALVNSGLPNDRFCFEGFLPVKKGRQTRLKSLAEEKRTMIFYESPHRLLKSLEEFIQVFGADRQASVSREISKMFEETVRGTLEELKLHFETHPIKGEFVCCVAGQP from the coding sequence ATGTTATATATAGTCCCTACCCCTATCGGTAATTTGGAGGATATGACCTTTCGCGCCATCAATGTGCTGAAAGCTGTGGATATCATCCTAGCGGAGGATACCCGAACCAGTGCGCCGATGCTGAAGCACTTTGGCATCGACAAGAAGGTATTTGCCCACCATCAGCATAATGAGCACAAAGCGGTTCAGGAAATCATCCGTTTGCTGAAGGAAGGCAATGACATCGCCCTGATATCCGATGCAGGTACACCGGCCATATCCGACCCTGGATTCCTGTTGGTACGCGAAGCCATCAAAGAAGGGTTGGATGTACAGTGTTTACCTGGAGCGACAGCCTTTGTCCCGGCCTTGGTCAACTCAGGCCTTCCGAACGACAGGTTCTGTTTCGAGGGATTCCTGCCCGTCAAAAAAGGACGGCAGACCCGATTGAAATCACTCGCCGAGGAAAAAAGGACCATGATATTCTACGAATCGCCACACCGTCTGCTGAAATCACTGGAGGAATTCATTCAGGTTTTCGGAGCAGACAGGCAGGCTTCCGTATCGCGGGAGATCAGTAAGATGTTCGAAGAAACGGTGCGGGGCACCCTGGAAGAATTAAAACTGCACTTCGAAACCCACCCTATCAAGGGCGAGTTCGTGTGCTGCGTGGCCGGACAGCCATAA
- a CDS encoding acyl-CoA thioesterase has translation MDANVHLRHSAYADFCAQARSNMLNKMGLSLEEFNRRKIGPILFREELSYFREIGLDERITVTVQITKFNTVNSRFSFRHEIFKENGVRAALVTVDGAWMNIVERKLTPIPEEWKDYVAKIPKAEDYIEVSE, from the coding sequence ATAGATGCCAATGTACACTTGCGCCACTCCGCCTATGCGGATTTCTGTGCGCAGGCACGCAGTAATATGCTGAATAAAATGGGGCTTTCCCTAGAGGAATTCAATCGCCGCAAGATCGGTCCTATTCTGTTCCGGGAGGAGCTCAGCTATTTCCGTGAGATCGGATTGGATGAACGCATTACGGTGACGGTTCAGATCACGAAATTCAATACCGTGAATTCGCGGTTTTCCTTCCGTCATGAGATATTCAAGGAGAATGGTGTCCGTGCGGCATTGGTAACTGTAGATGGGGCTTGGATGAACATCGTGGAACGCAAGCTGACACCGATACCGGAGGAATGGAAAGATTATGTGGCCAAAATTCCAAAGGCTGAGGATTATATCGAAGTTTCGGAATAA
- a CDS encoding TonB-dependent receptor, translating to MRIFLGFLILFFLSLPTFAQVQVSGRILDLDQKPISNVSISYKKIGQSAILGYSRSGADGSFSLTLAASGVDSVILDLNHLSYKRRTLTIPNRSATYAYMLEPGDERLKEIVVTNRPISQRKDTLIYQVGAFTNRQDRVIADIIRKLPGIEMNGNQILYQGKPIQKFKVNNLDLMEGRYNMITNNLPADAVKNVEVIENDQPIRILDSIEFSDRATINLELKEFTTTGTGKVGLGASHFLWNLNLTPMTFGKKMQMLNSIQTNNIGHNVASDLQPFYSGSGMVSRNPEFGDGPEFIHVQEVSTPGFDEKKWLNNKIFLASSNILRKFTNEVELKANLSYYDDSQRQQGYTSTYLYTADETLHLTEDVDNRFRINAFDGGLLVEKNAKQIFLRNSLRYRKHWNSDRGNLIFNADQTIQQQKAHTDEALQNDLNIARLFGKQMVNFNSSIRYQRTPQRLTVTPGQFEDLINNGNPYAGLTQRVDYTGFRWNNGIQLSRAVGSWRFTPGVEVNYEKSSLNTDITTATSTGNQALEKPYINDMDNNRLHAVANLGIQRNSDRWKFSMALPYNFYAFDLQQQGMNVLEKETQHTFNPSVNLNFLLNSNHDFAATASRKTNFAGFDNLYSGYLLTQYRNLQRYDARILRTINNAFNLQYNVKNPLKARFASLGYAFTLAERDHTFAAQLDALGRSTTTILNQDGQNLRHQFQIYGSTFIRPLKTILKLYGNLGWGVADYYINGEYAKFRDQSQAGTFELVSTFSSAVNTSYKATVGNIRNSMAGGMTNHIFYHNHFLHLAFAPGETHIFSISPSLYDNNTESQRNQFFLDANYRYRIKKWKTDIDVSFQNILNNNSYLRQFNSTYELIQSSFTLRPRQILISTSFKF from the coding sequence TCCTATAAAAAGATTGGACAATCGGCCATCCTGGGTTATAGCAGGAGCGGTGCCGATGGAAGCTTCAGCTTGACCCTAGCAGCATCAGGAGTGGACTCCGTCATCCTGGACCTGAACCACCTGAGCTATAAACGGCGGACCCTAACCATCCCGAACCGCAGCGCAACGTATGCTTATATGCTCGAACCGGGGGATGAGCGCCTCAAGGAAATCGTGGTCACCAATAGGCCGATTAGCCAACGCAAGGATACGCTCATCTATCAGGTCGGCGCTTTCACCAATCGGCAGGACCGCGTGATCGCGGATATCATCCGGAAATTGCCGGGCATCGAAATGAATGGCAATCAAATTCTCTATCAGGGCAAGCCCATCCAGAAGTTTAAGGTCAACAACCTGGACCTGATGGAAGGCCGGTACAACATGATCACGAACAACCTGCCTGCGGACGCGGTAAAAAATGTGGAGGTCATCGAAAATGACCAACCCATTCGCATATTGGACAGCATCGAATTCTCCGACCGGGCGACCATCAACCTGGAGTTGAAGGAATTTACCACGACAGGAACTGGGAAAGTGGGCCTGGGCGCCAGCCATTTCCTATGGAACCTCAATCTGACGCCCATGACCTTCGGCAAGAAGATGCAGATGCTCAATTCCATACAGACCAATAACATCGGACATAATGTGGCGTCGGATCTCCAGCCATTCTACAGTGGATCCGGAATGGTCAGTAGAAATCCAGAATTTGGGGACGGCCCTGAATTCATCCATGTCCAGGAAGTCTCCACACCAGGTTTTGATGAGAAAAAATGGCTGAACAACAAAATTTTCCTCGCCAGCTCCAACATCCTCAGAAAATTCACGAATGAAGTGGAACTGAAAGCCAATCTATCGTATTACGACGATAGCCAACGGCAACAGGGCTATACCTCCACCTACCTCTACACCGCGGATGAGACGCTGCATCTGACCGAAGATGTGGATAACCGGTTCCGTATCAATGCTTTTGACGGGGGGCTCCTGGTGGAAAAAAATGCAAAGCAGATTTTTCTGCGGAACAGCCTGCGCTATAGGAAACACTGGAACAGCGATCGTGGGAACCTGATCTTCAATGCTGACCAAACAATACAACAGCAGAAAGCGCATACCGATGAGGCCCTCCAGAATGACCTGAACATTGCCCGATTGTTCGGCAAACAAATGGTCAACTTCAATTCCTCCATTCGTTATCAAAGGACTCCGCAGCGCTTGACCGTGACGCCAGGACAATTCGAGGACCTGATCAATAATGGAAATCCCTATGCAGGGCTCACCCAACGGGTTGATTACACCGGATTCCGCTGGAACAACGGCATTCAGCTCAGCCGTGCGGTAGGCTCCTGGCGATTTACTCCCGGCGTTGAAGTCAACTATGAAAAAAGCAGCCTGAACACGGACATAACCACCGCGACATCTACTGGAAACCAAGCGTTGGAGAAACCCTATATCAATGACATGGACAACAACAGGCTGCATGCTGTCGCCAACCTGGGCATCCAACGCAACTCCGACCGTTGGAAATTCTCCATGGCCCTGCCTTACAATTTCTATGCGTTTGACCTCCAGCAACAGGGAATGAACGTATTGGAAAAGGAAACCCAACACACGTTCAATCCATCGGTGAACCTTAATTTCCTGTTGAACAGCAACCATGATTTCGCGGCAACCGCATCACGAAAGACCAACTTCGCGGGATTCGACAATCTCTATTCTGGCTATCTGCTCACCCAATACCGCAACCTACAGCGGTATGACGCCCGTATTCTGCGTACGATAAACAATGCTTTCAACCTGCAATACAACGTTAAGAACCCACTGAAAGCACGATTTGCCTCCCTGGGTTATGCTTTTACGCTGGCAGAGCGGGACCACACCTTTGCCGCCCAATTGGATGCACTGGGAAGGTCGACCACGACCATCCTTAACCAAGATGGCCAAAACCTACGCCATCAGTTCCAGATTTATGGATCCACCTTTATACGACCACTGAAAACCATACTCAAGCTCTACGGTAACCTTGGCTGGGGCGTTGCAGATTATTACATCAATGGGGAGTACGCAAAATTCAGGGATCAATCCCAAGCAGGAACCTTTGAATTGGTCAGCACCTTCAGTTCAGCTGTGAACACCTCGTATAAGGCTACCGTCGGGAATATCCGCAACAGCATGGCCGGAGGTATGACAAACCATATCTTTTACCACAATCATTTCCTGCATTTGGCCTTCGCACCGGGCGAAACCCACATCTTCAGTATCAGTCCTAGTTTATATGACAACAATACCGAAAGCCAACGGAATCAATTCTTTTTGGATGCCAATTACAGGTATCGGATTAAAAAATGGAAAACGGATATTGACGTGAGTTTTCAGAATATCCTGAACAACAACAGCTACCTACGGCAATTCAATAGCACGTATGAGTTGATCCAATCTTCGTTTACCTTACGTCCGCGGCAGATCCTTATTTCCACGAGCTTTAAATTCTAA